Proteins encoded within one genomic window of Felis catus isolate Fca126 chromosome C1, F.catus_Fca126_mat1.0, whole genome shotgun sequence:
- the LOC123379125 gene encoding translation initiation factor IF-2-like yields MAPRSGNFTPGQVLGCKCASALVKRGWGPHPGLNVNVPNWGILERPGHPGTRKPGALAANPSPAPTRLPPGPLPWGPRRSRRRGRPPSHLPAISSGGTSPPRPTTAGLRCCGPPGPGPVPGVHAQRTSEPCRRRRCCCRRARTRPQPPTPGEVCTACCREACRVTDAGGPSTARRELPLVDAGRGGAVIGPECGRGGGNKAAGWRCAKASAGGDCGASGTLPCGAAPDRGVDDVVCTGPAAPCAGPEPAESSAGSGGRAPGASCGQAASPTGVSSCAWHAAALGQSARVSPPGGAWHCESYLCPWRKRRTV; encoded by the exons aTGGCCCCCAG GTCCGGTAACTTCACTCCAGGCCAGGTTTTGGGGTGCAAGTGCGCCTCGGCGCTGGTGAAGCGAGGCTGGGGGCCACACCCAGGGCTGAATGTAAACGTACCAAATTGGGGGATTCTGGAACGCCCTGGCCACCCAGGAACGCGCAAACCCGGGGCCTTGGCGGCCAACCCGAGCCCGGCCCCCACCCGCCTCCCGCCCggccccctgccctggggcccGCGGAGGAGCCGCCGCCGGGGACGCCCTCCTTCACACCTCCCGGCCATCAGCAGCGGAGGGACCTCGCCACCACGCCCGACCACCGCTGGACTTCGCTGCTGCGGACCCCCAGGTCCCGGGCCTGTGCCCGGCGTCCACGCCCAGCGCACCTCGGAACCGTGTCgtcgccgccgctgctgctgccgccgcgcGAGAACGCGACCTCAGCCTCCGACTCCAGGCGAAGTCTGCACCGCGTGCTGCCGCGAGGCCTGTCGGGTAACGGACGCCGGCGGCCCGTCCACCGCCCGGCGGGAGCTCCCATTGGTTGACGCCGGCAGGGGCGGCGCCGTGATTGGCCCGGAATGTGGGCGGGGAGGCGGGAACAAGGCAGCCGGCTGGCGGTGTGCCAAGGCGAGCGCGGGAGGCGACTGTGGCGCGAGCGGAACCCTTCCCTGCGGTGCGGCCCCAGACCGTGGTGTAGACGATGTTGTCTGCACGGGCCCAGCCGCTCCCTGTGCGGGCCCAGAGCCCGCGGAGTCCTCCGCCGGCAGTGGCGGGAGAGCCCCCGGTGCCAGCTGTGGTCAGGCAGCCTCCCCGACAGGTGTCTCTTCCTGCGCCTGGCACGCTGCCGCCCTCGGGCAGTCTGCTAGGGTATCCCCACCAGGAGGGGCCTGG